A window of the Henckelia pumila isolate YLH828 chromosome 3, ASM3356847v2, whole genome shotgun sequence genome harbors these coding sequences:
- the LOC140889310 gene encoding uncharacterized protein, whose translation MAPYDALYGRPCRSLVLWTEVDERSEFGPKIVQQTAEVVAKIRDRMRMTQSRQKSYADHRRRDLEFSLGDHVFIRVAPLKGVMRFGKKGKLDPRFVGPFEILDRVGTLACRVALPPNLARVHIFQRPDRIMERQERRLRNKTIPIVKVRWLNHSDEEATWETDADIRTRYPELFGKF comes from the exons ATGGCACCTTACGATGCACTCTATGGGAGACCATGTAGATCATTGGTATTGTGGACTGAGGTTGATGAGAGATCGGAGTTTGGACCTAAGATTGTTCAGCAGACTGCCGaagttgtagccaagatccgtgataggatgaggatGACACAGAGCAGGCAGAAGAGTTACGCAGATCataggaggagagacttggagttctcatTGGGTGATCATGTTTTTATCCGAGTAGCTCCTTTGAAAGGCGTGATGAGATTCGGGAAGAAAGGAAAATTGGATCCGAGATTCGTTGGACCTTTTGAGATTCTTGACAGAGTGGGGACGTTAGCCTGTAGGGTGGCTTTGCCGCCTAATCTGGCTAGAGTACACATCTTCCAG AGACCTGACCGGATTATGGAGAGGCAGGAGAGGAGACTCCGTAACAAGACTATCCCGATTGTCAAGGTTAGGTGGTTGAAtcattcggatgaagaggccacttgggagacAGATGCAGATATTAGGACTCGCTATCCAGAGCTCTTTGGTAAGTtctaa
- the LOC140889311 gene encoding uncharacterized protein: protein MAPRRDPYAPPPPPPVDFGAQAPRARPSAIYEQFRKMDPKDFSGTMDLMVVEGWICLLEASFCYMELGDADQVRCMTLLLMDDAALWFEGVEKTVDVAILTWEAFNTLFYEKYYTAEVRVQLKKEFMSLRQGDLTVSEFVRKFERGCHFVTLIGNDEVEKLQHFVACLRPNIRRDVMMAEPVDYAAAVKKAMRSE, encoded by the exons atggcacctcgacgtgATCCCTATGCACCTCCGCCACCTCCACCAGTTGATTTTGGGGCTCAG GCCCCGAGGGCTAGACCTAGTGCAATCTATGAGCAGTTCAGGAAGATGGATCCTAAGGACTTCTCTGGTACAATGGATCTGATGGTAGTGGAGGGCTGGATTTGCTTGCTAGAGGCGAGTTTTTGCTACATGGAGTTGGGAGATGCGGACCAAGTTCGTTGTATGACGCTCCTTCTCATGGATGATGCCGCCTTGTGGTTTGAAGGTGTGGAGAAGACTGTCGATGTTGCCATACTAACTTGGGAAGCATTCAATACCCTCTTCTATGAGAAGTACTATACAGCTGAGGTGAGGGTGCAGTTGAAGaaagagttcatgagtctccggcagggagaTTTAACTGTATCCGAGTTTGTGCGCAAATTCGAGAGAGGTTGCCACTTCGTGACTTTGATAGGGAATGATGAGGTAGAGAAGTTGCAACACTTTGTTGCATGTCTGAGGCCTAATATTCGTAGGGATGTGATGATGGCTGAGCCAGTGGATTATGCAGCCGCTGTCAAGAAAGCTATGAGGTCCGAGTAG